In Synechococcus sp. KORDI-52, one genomic interval encodes:
- a CDS encoding DUF4175 domain-containing protein, with the protein MTNPGWIVLAWLVVAFASAVKFWSITRPYRDKTTPTRAYTVDEARQRLERSWRNDSKV; encoded by the coding sequence ATGACGAATCCGGGATGGATTGTGCTCGCATGGTTGGTGGTGGCTTTCGCTTCTGCCGTCAAGTTTTGGTCGATCACGCGCCCTTATCGCGACAAGACGACGCCAACCCGCGCTTACACAGTTGACGAAGCGCGTCAGCGTTTGGAACGTTCCTGGAGAAACGACAGCAAGGTGTGA
- a CDS encoding DUF1499 domain-containing protein: MDAQLERSFPQKPVTVLAGLLAPVLMLFHLVGPVPADLGVSNGALRDCPTTAHCSSQTWESSNPMAEFNELSGLVQESPRTVVVHQTETYLHAEATSAFFGFVDDLELFADRDNNRIQARSESRLGDSDLGVNAARLAALRSGLDR; the protein is encoded by the coding sequence TTGGATGCTCAACTGGAGCGGTCGTTCCCGCAGAAACCAGTGACTGTCCTGGCCGGCCTACTGGCGCCCGTCTTGATGCTGTTCCATCTTGTTGGCCCCGTCCCTGCGGATCTCGGTGTGAGCAACGGGGCGTTACGCGACTGCCCGACAACAGCTCATTGTTCCAGTCAAACCTGGGAGAGCTCCAACCCGATGGCTGAATTCAACGAGCTGAGTGGGTTGGTGCAGGAGTCGCCGCGGACGGTTGTCGTCCATCAAACCGAGACCTACCTCCATGCCGAAGCCACTAGCGCCTTCTTTGGCTTTGTGGATGACCTCGAACTGTTCGCTGATCGCGACAACAACCGGATCCAGGCAAGATCCGAGTCGCGCCTCGGCGACTCGGATCTTGGTGTGAATGCCGCAAGATTAGCGGCGTTGCGGTCGGGGCTGGACAGGTGA